GCCAGGAAGGCGAAACGCTGTAACCCGTTTGGGGGATGCCCGAATGGCCCATCGGCGGGACGACGTTTGCGGCGCGCCGCCGTACACTTAACACGCACTATGGATTCGGTATACCGAGGAGACGCTACAGCGCTCCGGTATGCCAATTGGCCTGAGCATGACCCCGCCCTTGCTCAGGCCGGTTTTTCTCAGGGACTGGATGCGTGCAATTCCCGCCACCCCCGATCCTCTCCCGGATTGCTTGCGTGGGACCAGGCAAGCCTCTTTCCCCCCGCCCAGTAAAAATCCGGTCCCCCCTCCGCCGCAAGCAGGAAACGCATGGTTGTGCAGATAAGAAAGGAGCCGCCCATGAGTCATCCGACGATGGATAATTCCTTCGGTTCTCCCCCGTCCGCCAACCGCGGGCCGGCGTTCCGGCAGGATTCCGCGGCCGGGTTCTCCGACGCCCAGGCGGGGCGTCTCGAAAAGGATGCCTTCTTACGCCGTGTTCTCCGCGCCAAGGGGCGGGATTCCGCCCCGCTGAATATGGACGAACTGGCGGAACTGCGCTACAACCTGGAAGGGCGCAAAACGGTCGAGCGGGCCAGAGACCGGTTGATGGAGCTGGGAAAATCCGAGGGGGAAGCCTTCCAGGAAATCCAGACTTTAGCCCGGGCGCGGCGGATCCCGCTGCGGCTGGCGGCGGACGAGATCTTG
The genomic region above belongs to Anaerolineales bacterium and contains:
- a CDS encoding ANTAR domain-containing protein, producing MSHPTMDNSFGSPPSANRGPAFRQDSAAGFSDAQAGRLEKDAFLRRVLRAKGRDSAPLNMDELAELRYNLEGRKTVERARDRLMELGKSEGEAFQEIQTLARARRIPLRLAADEILRASIEH